A genomic region of Fusarium falciforme chromosome 4, complete sequence contains the following coding sequences:
- a CDS encoding CFEM domain-containing protein produces the protein MKSTILSVFGLAATVVAQSAGDLPQCGQTCAGNMISAEKSSELGCDTGDLQCLCTNQNFIYGLRDCSRAICNEEQAAQVLEYGLSICRQAGVAITTGASGSVSATPTATGIVRTVLSTIVSGDSTIVSAVSTISAAASETEDEETVSTYTSVFTNSDGDVVTTTGETTIGAASETENEETVSTYTSVFTNSDGDVVTTTGETTIGAAGAQVTTFTSDGTEIVRTLETETATDEDENVTTFTSGGTKIVSTLVTKTATDEEADVTTLTSDGTEIVRTLTTKTVKTGSATETVTEASTATETEGSTETGESSETGTATGTGEASETTSTGNAAVPQMTAAPAGVLAAAGLAMLLL, from the exons ATGAAGTCCACGATCCTCTCTGTCTTCGGCCTTGCCGCCACCGTTGTTGCTCAGAGCGCCGGTGACCTTCCCCAGTGTGGT CAAACCTGTGCCGGCAACATGATCAGTGCTGAGAAGTCTTCGGAGCTTGGCTGTGACACTGGCGATCTTCAGTGCCTTTGCACTAACCAGAACTTCATCTACGGTCTTCGTGACTGCTCTCGTGCTATTTGCAATGAGGAGCAGGCCGCTCAGGTTCTGGAGTACGGTCTCTCTATCTGCCGCC AGGCTGGTGTTGCGATCACCACTGGCGCTTCTGGCTCCGTTTCCGCCACACCCACTGCTACTGGCATTGTCCGAACCGTCCTCAGCACCATTGTTTCTGGTGACTCCACCATCGTTTCTGCCGTTTCTACCATCAGCGCTGCCGCTAGTGagaccgaggatgaggagaccGTGTCAACCTACACCAGCGTCTTCACCAACtctgatggtgatgttgtcACTACTACTGGCGAGACTACCATCGGTGCCGCTAGTGAGACTGAGAATGAGGAGACCGTGTCAACCTACACCAGCGTCTTCACCAACtctgatggtgatgttgtcACCACCACCGGCGAGACCACCATCGGTGCAGCTGGTGCCCAAGTTACCACTTTCACCTCTGACGGTACCGAGATCGTCCGAACCCTGGAGACTGAGACTGCcaccgacgaggacgagaacgTTACCACCTTCACCTCTGGCGGCACTAAGATTGTCAGCACTCTGGTGACCAAGACTGCTActgatgaggaggccgaTGTCACCACCCTCACTTCCGATGGCACTGAGATCGTCCGAACTCTGACCACTAAGACTGTCAAGACCGGTTCCGCCACCGAGACCGTTACTGAAGCCTCTACTGCCACCGAGACTGAGGGTTCTACCGAGACTGGCGAGTCCAGTGAGACTGGTACTGCCACTGGCACTGGTGAGGCCAGCGAGACCACTAGCACTGGCAACGCT GCTGTTCCCCAGATGACCGCTGCCCCTGCTGGCGTCCTTGCCGCCGCCGGTCTTGCCATGCTCCTTCTGTAA
- a CDS encoding Ribonucleoside-diphosphate reductase — protein MFVRKRDGRQERVQFDKITARVSRLCYGLDMDHVDPVAITQKVISGVYGGVTTVQLDDLAAETAAYMTVTHPDYAILAARIAVSNLHKQTKKQWSAVVSDLYHYVNPKNDRASPMISQETYECVMRHKEELDSAIVYDRDFQYQYFGFKTLERSYLLKIDGKIVERPQHMIMRVAVGIWGDNIERVLETYNLMSSKFFTHASPTLFNAGTPQPQLSSCFLVDMKEDSIEGIYDTLKTCAMISKMAGGIGLNVHRIRATGSYIAGTNGTSNGVTPMLRVFNNTARYVDQGGNKRPGAFAIYLEPWHADVFEFLDLRKNHGKEEVRARDLFLALWIPDLFMKRVEKNGDWTLMCPNECPGLADCYGEEFEALYEKYEKAGKGRKTMKAQKLWYAILEAQTETGNPFMLYKDHCNRKSNQKNLGTIRSSNLCTEIIEYCAPDEVAVCNLASLALPSFINYDEACYDFQKLHEVTQTVVRNLNRIIDVNHYPVPEARNSNMRHRPIGVGVQGLADAFLALRMPFESPEARELNKQIFETIYHAALTASVQLAKEEGPYSTFKGSPASEGILQFDMWNVKPSDLWDWESLREQVKEHGIRNSLLLAPMPTASTSQILGNNECFEPYTSNIYQRRVLAGEFQVVNPWLLKDLVDMGLWSDSMKNRIIAENGSIQNIPNIPAEVKALYKTVWEISQRQVVQMAADRGAFIDQSQSLNIHMKDPTMGKITSMHFAGWKLGLKTGMYYLRTQAAAAPIQFTVDQQALKVADTNSAQIRPLKKRAPPAGSSYLISSPSSFSGASLNGGRPAASGNPRGQASAIPGRAPSIKADPEEGDSPKALPTEPAEKVKEEELSLKKSEQSEDQDKDSEERERDIYSDAVLQCSIENPESCVMCSG, from the exons ATGTTCGTCAGAAAGCGCG ATGGGCGCCAGGAGCGCGTCCAGTTCGACAAGATCACCGCCCGTGTCTCGAGGCTCTGTTACGGCCTTGACATGGACCACGTTGACCCTGTTGCCATTACCCAGAAGGTCATCTCGGGTGTCTACGGTGGTGTCACAACTGTCCAATTGGACGATCTC GCTGCCGAGACTGCTGCGTACATGACCGTCACCCACCCCGACTACGCCATCCTGGCGGCCCGTATTGCCGTCTCCAACCTCCACAAGCAGACCAAGAAGCAATGGTCCGCTGTCGTGAGCGACCTCTACCACTATGTCAACCCCAAGAACGACCGGGCGTCACCCATGATCTCCCAAGAAACATATGAGTGCGTCATGCGACACAAGGAGGAGCTAGACTCCGCCATTGTCTATGACCGTGACTTCCAATACCAATACTTTGGCTTCAAGACTCTTGAGCGATCCTACCTCCTCAAGATTGATGGCAAGATTGTTGAGCGTCCCCAGCACATGATCATGCGTGTGGCTGTCGGCATCTGGGGTGACAACATTGAGCGTGTCCTCGAGACTTACAACCTCATGTCGAGCAAGTTCTTCACTCATGCCTCCCCCACCCTCTTCAATGCGGGTACTCCCCAGCCTCAGCTCTCCTCATGCTTCCTTGTCGACATGAAGGAGGACAGTATTGAGGGTATTTATGATACTCTCAAGACCTGTGCCATGATTTCCAAGATGGCTGGTGGTATTGGCCTGAACGTGCACCGAATCCGTGCCACTGGCTCTTACATCGCCGGTACCAACGGTACCTCCAACGGTGTTACCCCCATGCTCCGTGTCTTCAACAACACTGCCCGATACGTCGATCAGGGTGGCAACAAGCGACCTGGTGCCTTTGCCATCTACCTTGAGCCCTGGCACGCAGATGTTTTTGAGTTCCTTGACCTGCGCAAGAACCACGGCAAGGAGGAGGTTCGCGCTCGCGACCTGTTCCTCGCCCTCTGGATTCCCGATCTCTTCATGAAGCGTGTCGAGAAGAACGGTGACTGGACCCTCATGTGTCCCAACGAGTGTCCCGGTCTTGCCGACTGCTACGGTGAGGAGTTCGAGGCTTTGTACGAGAAGTATGAAAAGGCCGGTAAGGGTCGCAAGACCATGAAGGCCCAGAAGCTCTGGTacgccatcctcgaggctCAGACCGAGACTGGTAACCCCTTCATGCTCTACAAGGATCACTGCAACCGCAAGAGTAACCAGAAGAACCTGGGTACCATCCGCAGCTCCAACCTTTGCACTGAGATTATCGAGTACTGTGCCCCTGATGAGGTTGCTGTCTGCAACCTTGCCTCTCTCGCCCTTCCCTCGTTCATCAACTACGATGAGGCCTGCTATGACTTCCAGAAGCTGCACGAGGTCACACAGACTGTCGTTCGCAACCTGAACAGGATCATCGATGTGAACCACTACCCTGTTCCTGAAGCTCGCAACAGCAACATGCGACACCGCCCTATTGGCGTCGGTGTCCAGGGTCTTGCCGATGCTTTCCTTGCTCTACGCATGCCTTTCGAGTCTCCTGAGGCTCGAGAGCTGAACAAGCAGATCTTCGAGACCATCTACCATGCTGCCCTTACTGCTTCCGTGcagctggccaaggaggagggtcCCTACTCTACCTTCAAGGGCTCTCCTGCCTCCGAGGGTATCCTCCAGTTCGACATGTGGAACGTGAAGCCCTCTGACCTCTGGGACTGGGAGTCTCTCAGGGAGCAGGTCAAGGAGCATGGTATTCGCAACAGTCTGCTGCTTGCCCCCATGCCCACTGCCAGCACTTCGCAGATCCTGGGTAACAACGAGTGCTTCGAGCCTTACACCTCCAACATCTACCAGCGTCGTGTCCTTGCTGGCGAGTTCCAGGTCGTTAACCCCTGGTTGCTCAAGGATCTCGTCGACATGGGCCTGTGGTCGGATTCCATGAAGAACCGAATCATTGCTGAGAACGGTTCCATCCAGAACATCCCCAACATCCccgccgaggtcaaggctctCTACAAGACTGTCTGGGAGATTTCTCAGCGCCAGGTCGTCCAGATGGCCGCCGACCGAGGTGCCTTCATTGATCAGTCCCAGTCTCTCAACATCCACATGAAGGACCCCACCATGGGCAAGATCACCAGCATGCACTTTGCCGGCTGGAAGCTCGGTCTGAAGACGGGCATGTACTACCTGCGAACGCAGGCTGCCGCTGCCCCCATTCAGTTCACTGTCGATCAGCAAGCTCTCAAGGTCGCCGACACCAACTCGGCCCAGATCCGACCACTAAAGAAGCGCGCTCCCCCCGCCGGCTCCAGCTATCTCATTtcgtcgccctcgtcctTTTCTGGGGCCTCGCTGAACGGAGGCAGGCCCGCCGCCTCTGGCAACCCTCGAGGCCAGGCCTCTGCTATTCCCGGCCGGGCACCTTCCATCAAGGCTGACCCCGAGGAGGGTGACAGCCCCAAGGCCCTCCCTACCGAGCCTGctgagaaggtcaaggaggaagaaCTGAGTCTCAAGAAGAGCGAGCAGTCTGAGGATCAGGACAAGGATAGCGAGGAGCGTGAGCGTGACATCTACTCAGATGCTGTCCTGCAGT GCAGCATTGAGAACCCCGAGTCCTGCGTCATGTGCAGTGGCTAA